One Azospirillum sp. B510 genomic window carries:
- a CDS encoding HEPN domain-containing protein, protein MDTDVVRSWIMVAERDLAMIRKAIAGPDPEPAGAAFHCQQAVEKLIKALLVAAGINPPRSHDLGSLIDRLPAEHGLREALLPLQRFTELAVAYRYPTAQLFDDPPDEPTVEEVAGWLAEIETLRTDIIRFLGMP, encoded by the coding sequence ATGGACACTGACGTCGTCCGCTCCTGGATCATGGTGGCCGAGCGCGATCTCGCCATGATCCGCAAGGCCATCGCAGGCCCGGATCCCGAACCGGCGGGCGCCGCTTTCCATTGTCAGCAGGCGGTGGAGAAGCTGATCAAGGCCCTGCTGGTCGCTGCCGGTATCAACCCCCCGCGCAGCCATGATCTGGGGAGCCTGATCGACCGTTTGCCCGCTGAACATGGGTTGCGTGAGGCGCTGCTTCCGCTTCAGCGCTTCACTGAACTTGCCGTCGCCTATCGCTATCCGACCGCGCAGCTTTTCGACGATCCACCCGACGAACCCACTGTCGAGGAGGTCGCCGGCTGGCTGGCGGAGATCGAGACGCTGCGAACCGACATCATCCGTTTCCTTGGTATGCCATGA
- a CDS encoding thioesterase family protein, whose amino-acid sequence MTADASAPLSLHHETVRPEWIDYNGHMNVAYYLLAFDHATDAVLDRFGIGKAYVAAENRSVFVADAHLTYAREVTEGTPLRFESLLLGADAKRLHLFHEMRHAEEGWLAATAEFMLLHVDLGIRRTCPFPPSVAATLAEEALAHATLPRPPQAGRAIRRLDGAGPDR is encoded by the coding sequence ATGACCGCTGATGCCTCCGCCCCCCTGAGCCTCCACCACGAGACCGTCCGTCCGGAGTGGATCGACTACAACGGGCACATGAACGTCGCCTATTACCTGCTGGCCTTCGATCATGCGACGGACGCCGTGCTGGACCGGTTCGGCATCGGCAAGGCCTATGTGGCGGCGGAGAACCGGTCGGTCTTCGTGGCAGACGCCCATCTGACCTATGCCCGCGAGGTGACGGAGGGAACGCCGCTGCGATTCGAGTCCCTGCTGCTCGGTGCCGATGCCAAGCGGCTGCACCTGTTCCACGAGATGCGCCATGCCGAGGAGGGATGGCTGGCGGCGACGGCGGAGTTCATGCTGCTGCATGTCGATCTCGGCATTCGCAGGACCTGCCCCTTTCCGCCATCCGTCGCGGCGACGCTCGCCGAAGAGGCGTTGGCCCATGCCACCCTTCCCCGGCCGCCGCAGGCCGGGCGGGCCATCCGGCGACTGGATGGCGCCGGACCGGACCGCTAG
- a CDS encoding pentapeptide repeat-containing protein, translating into MTTASVPPARTGPWSGIRPAAAAVLILLAAGPALADCTEAAQPKVNWRRCSLEGQTLTGVNLGGAMLRDTTFQRATLGQATLADADGYRAKFISASAPAAVFDRARLIEADFTRADLTGASFREADLRNAKMVGASLARADLTGAKLSGTDLRHADLSGARWTDGTHICAESSVGQCN; encoded by the coding sequence ATGACAACCGCATCCGTCCCGCCCGCCCGCACCGGACCATGGTCCGGCATCCGTCCCGCCGCCGCCGCTGTCCTGATCCTCCTGGCCGCCGGGCCGGCGCTTGCCGACTGTACCGAGGCGGCACAGCCGAAGGTCAACTGGCGGCGTTGCTCGCTGGAGGGACAGACGCTGACCGGGGTGAATCTCGGCGGGGCGATGCTGCGCGACACCACTTTCCAGCGCGCCACGCTGGGACAGGCGACGCTGGCCGATGCCGACGGTTATCGCGCGAAGTTCATCAGCGCCAGCGCTCCCGCCGCGGTCTTCGACCGGGCGAGGCTGATCGAGGCGGACTTCACCCGTGCCGACCTGACCGGCGCCAGCTTCCGCGAGGCCGATCTGCGCAACGCGAAAATGGTCGGGGCATCGCTGGCGCGGGCCGATCTGACCGGAGCGAAACTGTCCGGGACAGACCTGCGGCATGCCGACCTGTCCGGCGCGCGCTGGACGGATGGCACGCATATCTGTGCGGAAAGCTCGGTCGGGCAATGCAATTAA